A window from Halococcus salifodinae DSM 8989 encodes these proteins:
- a CDS encoding aminotransferase class I/II-fold pyridoxal phosphate-dependent enzyme, whose amino-acid sequence MAEQDASAASRTETVEDHHQDSGHGFALRERLDAREQRGLRRELTPTERVAARSRVAADPSGDPPEFEGDEQVILASNNYLGLADDERVQRAAANAARKVGTGAGASRLVTGDTPIHRALERDIAATKETERALVFSSGYAANVGTIAALAPDVIFSDELNHASIVDGCRLARAETVIYDHADANALAAAMAERDEQAEEDESWLVVTDSVFSMDGDVAPLAAVCDAAERHGAWVMVDEAHATGLYADGAGIVGREGLGDRVQVQMGTLSKALASQGGYVAGSEALIEHLANAARSFVFSTGLAPPAAGAAREALAIAREDERRERLWTVVERLRDGLDGMGYRVLGETQILPVVVGDRGEAVALGEELAERGIVAPAIRPPTVPEGTSRIRVAPMATHTDAEIERCLTAFRAAGHAAGVLDE is encoded by the coding sequence ATGGCCGAGCAGGACGCGAGCGCCGCGAGCCGGACGGAGACCGTCGAGGACCACCACCAGGATTCGGGACACGGTTTCGCCCTCCGAGAGCGCCTCGACGCGCGCGAGCAGCGTGGCTTGCGGCGAGAGCTCACGCCGACCGAGCGGGTCGCGGCGCGGAGTCGCGTGGCCGCCGATCCGAGCGGCGATCCACCGGAGTTCGAGGGCGACGAACAGGTGATCCTCGCGTCGAACAACTACCTCGGGCTGGCCGACGACGAGCGTGTGCAGCGCGCTGCTGCCAACGCGGCCAGAAAAGTGGGAACTGGCGCTGGCGCGAGCCGACTCGTCACCGGCGATACACCGATCCATCGCGCGCTCGAACGCGACATCGCCGCCACCAAAGAGACCGAGCGCGCGCTGGTCTTCTCGTCGGGCTACGCCGCCAACGTGGGGACGATCGCCGCGCTCGCGCCCGACGTGATCTTCTCCGACGAGCTGAACCACGCGAGCATCGTGGACGGCTGTCGGCTCGCGCGTGCGGAGACGGTGATCTACGATCACGCCGACGCCAACGCGCTCGCCGCGGCGATGGCCGAGCGAGACGAGCAGGCAGAGGAAGACGAGTCGTGGCTGGTGGTGACCGATTCGGTGTTCAGCATGGACGGTGACGTCGCCCCGCTCGCGGCGGTCTGTGACGCCGCCGAGCGCCACGGCGCGTGGGTGATGGTCGACGAGGCCCACGCCACTGGGCTCTACGCCGACGGTGCGGGGATCGTCGGGCGCGAGGGGCTCGGCGACCGAGTGCAGGTTCAGATGGGGACGCTCTCGAAGGCGCTCGCGAGCCAGGGCGGGTACGTCGCCGGGAGCGAGGCGCTGATCGAACACCTCGCGAACGCCGCGCGCTCGTTCGTGTTCTCGACCGGCCTCGCACCACCGGCGGCGGGCGCGGCGCGCGAGGCGCTCGCGATCGCCCGCGAGGATGAGCGTCGCGAACGGCTCTGGACGGTCGTCGAACGACTCCGCGACGGACTCGACGGGATGGGGTATCGCGTGCTCGGCGAGACCCAGATCCTGCCGGTGGTCGTCGGTGACCGGGGCGAAGCGGTGGCACTCGGGGAGGAACTCGCCGAGCGCGGGATCGTCGCGCCCGCGATCCGCCCGCCGACGGTGCCCGAGGGAACCAGTCGAATCCGCGTCGCGCCGATGGCAACCCACACCGATGCCGAGATCGAGCGCTGCCTGACGGCGTTCCGCGCGGCGGGGCACGCCGCTGGAGTCCTGGATGAGTGA
- a CDS encoding uracil-DNA glycosylase has product MDGLAVVECERCPELCESRSRIVNGTGPDDADLLFVGEAPGEHEDDGGEPFVGRSGTVLDDALREHALEREAVRITNCVRCRPPENRDPHKGELANCRGYLEREISRVNPELVVTLGKVPTEHLLERDAAVTKEAGTIEDARLDGTPHRVLICVHPAATLYDASQQETFESTIATAAEIAGVTENDGSGQSRLDGF; this is encoded by the coding sequence ATGGACGGGCTGGCAGTGGTCGAGTGCGAGCGCTGCCCCGAACTCTGCGAGTCGCGCAGCCGGATCGTCAACGGAACGGGCCCCGACGACGCGGACCTGCTGTTCGTGGGCGAGGCACCGGGCGAACACGAGGACGACGGCGGCGAGCCGTTCGTCGGCCGGAGCGGAACCGTCCTCGACGACGCGCTCCGCGAACACGCCCTCGAACGCGAGGCCGTCCGGATCACCAACTGTGTCCGGTGTCGACCGCCGGAGAACCGCGACCCCCACAAAGGGGAGCTCGCGAACTGTCGGGGGTATCTCGAACGCGAGATCAGTCGTGTGAATCCCGAACTCGTGGTCACGCTCGGGAAAGTCCCCACCGAACACCTTCTCGAACGCGACGCCGCGGTCACGAAGGAGGCGGGCACCATCGAGGACGCGCGCCTCGACGGGACACCCCATCGCGTCCTGATCTGTGTCCACCCCGCGGCGACGCTGTACGATGCGAGCCAGCAGGAAACGTTCGAGTCGACGATCGCGACGGCCGCCGAGATCGCCGGCGTGACCGAGAACGACGGCAGCGGCCAGTCGCGTCTCGACGGGTTCTGA
- a CDS encoding endonuclease dU, with product MKTGVRALGVAESFRPDAARSTLAGAVVRADRVADGFVFGSCTVGGTDATETVVALADRLDRADVAYLFFAGIAPAWYNLLALQPLHAAVDRPVLSISFETSSGLESALHEAFSGEALESRLDTYRAQPPRRRLSVNDETVFVRSVGLADEEAGDVVRAFTPEGGRPEPLRVARLAARAADAWRAMDGSDFDTAN from the coding sequence ATGAAGACCGGGGTTCGCGCCCTCGGCGTCGCCGAATCGTTCCGCCCCGACGCCGCACGGAGCACCCTCGCTGGCGCGGTGGTCCGAGCCGACCGCGTCGCTGACGGGTTCGTCTTCGGCTCGTGTACCGTGGGCGGCACCGACGCCACCGAGACCGTCGTCGCTCTCGCCGATCGCCTCGACCGCGCAGACGTCGCCTACCTGTTTTTCGCCGGCATCGCGCCCGCGTGGTACAATCTCCTCGCTCTCCAACCTCTCCACGCTGCCGTCGACCGTCCCGTGCTCTCGATCTCGTTCGAGACGAGCTCCGGCCTCGAATCCGCGCTCCACGAGGCGTTTTCGGGGGAGGCGCTCGAATCACGCCTCGACACCTACCGCGCCCAGCCGCCGCGTCGTCGACTGTCGGTGAACGACGAGACGGTGTTCGTCCGGAGTGTCGGTCTGGCAGACGAGGAGGCCGGCGATGTCGTCCGCGCGTTCACACCGGAAGGCGGCCGGCCCGAGCCGCTGCGGGTCGCCCGGCTGGCCGCCCGCGCTGCCGACGCGTGGCGGGCAATGGATGGGAGCGATTTCGACACGGCAAACTGA
- a CDS encoding DUF5786 family protein: MGFGSYDESEQGNQEYDTDYEDGDGDLKTEENDHTGEVSFEFGESNDKLLDRLQDIKEE; encoded by the coding sequence ATGGGCTTTGGGAGCTACGATGAATCCGAGCAGGGGAACCAGGAGTACGACACCGACTACGAGGACGGGGACGGCGACCTCAAAACCGAAGAGAACGACCACACCGGCGAGGTGAGCTTCGAGTTCGGCGAGTCGAACGACAAACTCCTCGACCGACTCCAGGACATCAAAGAGGAGTAG
- a CDS encoding MBL fold metallo-hydrolase, translating to MDAITVTEGAETFTCNAYLVDGERTVLIDAGTMDGVVDVIAEHVDDLDAVYLTHQHGDHVGALDAVLDEFDPELLAYADHPRRTGALDDGDVVGIGDEEFAVIHTPGHADDHVAFVSESTILSGDVVVHDDGAFEGGSFGRTDMAGQSREELIESIERILDRLPESVEHMYAGHGGEFHGDVRDVIETALSRAERREPKYPE from the coding sequence ATGGACGCGATCACCGTCACCGAGGGTGCCGAGACGTTCACCTGCAACGCATATCTCGTCGACGGCGAGCGGACTGTGCTGATCGACGCCGGGACGATGGACGGCGTCGTGGACGTGATCGCCGAGCACGTCGACGACCTCGACGCCGTGTACCTGACCCACCAGCACGGCGATCACGTCGGCGCGCTCGATGCCGTGCTCGATGAATTCGATCCCGAACTCCTGGCCTACGCCGACCACCCGCGGCGCACGGGCGCGCTCGACGACGGCGACGTGGTCGGGATCGGCGACGAGGAGTTCGCGGTGATCCATACACCCGGCCACGCCGACGACCACGTCGCGTTCGTCTCGGAATCGACGATCCTCTCGGGCGACGTCGTGGTCCACGACGACGGCGCGTTCGAGGGCGGGAGCTTCGGACGCACGGACATGGCGGGCCAGTCCCGCGAGGAGCTCATCGAGAGTATCGAGCGGATCCTGGATCGGCTCCCCGAGAGCGTCGAGCACATGTACGCCGGCCACGGCGGCGAGTTCCACGGCGACGTGCGCGACGTGATCGAGACCGCACTCTCTCGGGCGGAACGGCGCGAGCCGAAGTATCCGGAGTGA
- a CDS encoding DUF7089 family protein: protein MFEQRALTDELASVRDEHTPDALVLDCERDFETLDPAVAESLGPLVDGLDPHSYPDEWLPPDAPDALERYAGDAFTIGMPGDGGIAWTTQTRPPTILVKPRLRGSPDAFVDFLLADALVEAGLGLPEHFLGFFEASYSDLAAATPLGPADTYQLAAALYDAYCGLHTRETFTAWRDDHPSLHDAWADAGERLEPRLADLSNEIATGDTSFAAAAELACSGIKHDLDLPTPFGALDTKAYREYGSEYAVEWTTKTFEKLDE, encoded by the coding sequence ATGTTCGAGCAGCGGGCCCTCACGGACGAGCTCGCCTCCGTTCGGGACGAACACACGCCCGATGCGCTCGTCCTCGACTGTGAGCGCGATTTCGAGACGCTCGATCCCGCGGTCGCGGAGTCCCTCGGACCGCTCGTCGACGGACTCGATCCGCACAGCTACCCGGACGAGTGGCTCCCGCCGGACGCTCCCGACGCACTCGAACGCTACGCCGGCGACGCGTTCACGATCGGGATGCCCGGCGACGGCGGGATCGCGTGGACCACCCAGACGAGGCCGCCGACGATCCTCGTCAAACCCCGTCTCCGTGGCTCGCCCGACGCGTTCGTCGACTTCCTGCTCGCCGACGCGCTCGTCGAGGCGGGTCTCGGCCTCCCGGAGCACTTCCTCGGCTTTTTCGAGGCCTCGTATTCCGACCTCGCTGCCGCGACGCCGCTCGGCCCCGCAGACACCTACCAGCTCGCTGCCGCGCTCTACGACGCCTATTGCGGCCTCCACACCCGCGAGACCTTCACGGCGTGGCGCGACGATCACCCCTCGCTCCACGACGCGTGGGCCGACGCTGGCGAACGCCTCGAACCACGGCTTGCCGACCTCTCGAACGAGATCGCCACCGGTGACACGTCATTCGCGGCGGCCGCGGAACTCGCCTGCAGCGGGATCAAACACGACCTCGACCTCCCGACGCCGTTCGGCGCGCTCGACACCAAGGCCTATCGTGAGTACGGCTCGGAGTACGCGGTCGAGTGGACCACGAAGACCTTCGAGAAGCTCGACGAGTGA
- a CDS encoding S8 family peptidase — translation MSQHNRRTFLRLTGTAIGAATLGAGTATATTSDSRFFINLRDVDRSAIPDDVEIIHDLSQADVLVARGDQDRVNGTTVADRVIDRGDDRTGAVKSRDGPTTDGKGSSHNHDGPPKNSELQWDKREQGVSNELTDKPGGGKSIHDTTTGAGTRVAVVDSGVYDAHPDLADVVNDELSENVTQDEYDWRPNGAGSHGTHVAGTIAATNSNDGPDGGVLGTAPDTEIVSYRMFSGEEGKQGDGYAAWMKAAEADCDVINYSVGIPAPYVYVDEYPYLTEELRIAEQIAAYVRSQGTVIVNSAGNDSLNMSPENTLSIPTEAEGVFGVAATGPIGMGWGGKHSDNEAKWLTGNRLEDPTDSPAFYTNYGNAVDVSAAGGDADRDALDRIPEAERDLVYSTIVKTTYEDGPDDDEDDPVNRPSEIIDTEPGYGWKAGTSMAAPQVAGAAALVRSLRPDASVEEVESLIQDTAGSAPGGETYHGAGHLDLKRLVKRAE, via the coding sequence ATGTCACAGCACAACAGGCGAACGTTCCTCCGACTGACCGGCACGGCGATCGGCGCTGCAACGCTCGGTGCAGGCACCGCGACGGCGACCACCTCGGATTCGCGCTTTTTCATCAACCTCCGCGACGTCGATCGCTCGGCGATCCCTGATGATGTCGAGATCATCCACGATCTCTCGCAGGCCGACGTTCTCGTTGCTCGTGGCGACCAAGACCGTGTGAACGGCACGACGGTCGCCGACCGCGTTATCGATCGAGGAGACGACCGCACAGGTGCCGTCAAATCCCGGGACGGACCGACGACTGACGGCAAGGGATCGAGCCACAACCACGACGGCCCACCGAAAAACAGCGAGCTTCAGTGGGACAAGCGCGAACAGGGCGTCAGCAACGAACTGACCGACAAACCGGGTGGCGGCAAGTCCATCCACGACACGACGACCGGTGCGGGCACCCGTGTCGCTGTCGTCGACTCCGGCGTCTACGACGCCCACCCCGATCTCGCGGACGTCGTCAACGACGAACTCTCCGAGAACGTCACCCAGGACGAGTACGACTGGCGGCCCAACGGTGCGGGCAGTCACGGAACGCACGTCGCCGGCACCATCGCGGCAACCAACAGCAACGACGGTCCCGACGGCGGCGTTCTCGGGACGGCTCCGGACACTGAAATCGTCTCCTACCGGATGTTCTCGGGCGAGGAAGGGAAACAGGGCGACGGCTACGCCGCGTGGATGAAAGCCGCCGAAGCGGACTGTGACGTCATCAACTACAGTGTCGGCATCCCCGCACCGTACGTCTACGTCGACGAGTACCCATACCTGACGGAGGAGTTGCGCATCGCCGAACAGATCGCGGCGTACGTCCGCTCACAGGGAACGGTCATCGTCAACTCCGCGGGCAACGACTCACTCAACATGTCTCCGGAGAACACCCTCAGCATCCCCACGGAGGCCGAGGGCGTCTTCGGCGTCGCCGCGACCGGTCCCATCGGCATGGGCTGGGGCGGCAAACACAGCGACAACGAGGCGAAGTGGCTCACGGGCAACCGACTGGAGGATCCGACGGATTCCCCGGCGTTCTACACCAACTACGGGAACGCCGTCGACGTGAGTGCCGCGGGTGGCGACGCCGACCGCGACGCACTCGACAGGATTCCCGAAGCGGAACGTGACCTCGTCTACTCGACCATCGTGAAGACGACCTACGAGGACGGACCGGACGACGACGAGGACGATCCTGTTAACAGGCCGAGTGAAATCATCGACACGGAGCCGGGGTACGGCTGGAAAGCGGGCACCTCGATGGCCGCTCCGCAGGTCGCGGGTGCGGCCGCGCTCGTGCGCTCGCTGCGACCCGACGCCAGCGTCGAAGAGGTCGAATCGCTCATCCAGGACACCGCGGGCAGCGCGCCCGGCGGCGAAACCTACCACGGAGCCGGTCACCTCGATCTGAAACGGCTCGTCAAGCGCGCAGAGTAA
- a CDS encoding DUF7090 family protein, protein MDYALTVEDTPDTIPSGTGILLCHPSTGETDRIDTDFLSTDTDRFLVISTRTTAREVEQKLEHYAVDRSKATILDALSVERGYSRRSGDDVHYVASPDDLDAIVESTREFLATTDGKRRVSVDSITEMAYYADEDRAREAVEALLDLLDEHDAVGLFHLAEEVHDESIVDGYRDLFDGVISLDPDDNVTGEF, encoded by the coding sequence ATGGATTACGCGCTCACCGTCGAAGACACGCCGGACACCATTCCATCCGGAACCGGAATCCTTCTCTGTCATCCGAGCACCGGCGAAACCGACCGGATCGATACCGACTTCCTGAGCACCGACACCGACCGCTTTCTCGTGATCTCGACCCGAACCACCGCGCGCGAGGTCGAGCAGAAGCTCGAACACTACGCGGTCGATCGATCGAAGGCGACCATCCTCGACGCGCTCAGCGTCGAACGGGGCTACTCGCGGCGCTCGGGCGACGACGTCCACTACGTCGCCTCGCCGGACGACCTCGACGCGATCGTCGAGAGCACTCGCGAGTTCCTCGCGACGACCGACGGCAAGCGCCGGGTCAGCGTCGACTCGATCACCGAGATGGCGTACTACGCCGACGAAGATCGTGCTCGCGAGGCGGTCGAAGCCCTGCTCGATCTGCTCGACGAACACGACGCGGTCGGACTCTTCCACCTCGCGGAGGAGGTCCACGACGAGAGTATCGTCGACGGCTACCGCGACCTGTTCGACGGCGTGATCTCGCTCGACCCGGACGACAACGTAACCGGCGAGTTCTGA
- a CDS encoding DUF2391 family protein, which translates to MPRWRPQFQVADIAQQVVGGFLLAGPFVVTEEVWTLATEMGWLHGLATAALVFAIGYGALYGADADRDPERERDVVGIPVRFVSLMGVAFGSVTILALVFGAPATFLADLPAMERFGVTIRAITVGAIFSVVGAATADSVY; encoded by the coding sequence ATGCCGAGATGGCGACCCCAGTTCCAGGTGGCGGACATCGCCCAGCAGGTCGTCGGCGGCTTCCTGCTCGCCGGGCCGTTCGTGGTCACCGAGGAGGTCTGGACGCTCGCGACCGAGATGGGCTGGCTCCACGGACTCGCCACCGCCGCGCTCGTGTTCGCCATCGGTTACGGCGCGCTCTACGGAGCCGACGCCGACCGTGACCCCGAGCGTGAGCGCGATGTGGTGGGGATCCCGGTCCGATTCGTCTCGTTGATGGGCGTCGCCTTCGGATCGGTCACGATACTCGCGCTCGTGTTCGGCGCGCCGGCGACGTTTCTCGCGGACCTGCCGGCGATGGAGCGCTTCGGCGTGACGATCCGGGCGATCACCGTTGGAGCGATCTTCAGCGTCGTGGGTGCGGCCACCGCGGACAGCGTGTACTGA
- a CDS encoding class I SAM-dependent methyltransferase → MSVREEFDAWAAEGRDRGMEERHWHTAKHVLARIPVEAGDRVLDLGCGSGYAGRALRETADVRSYGLDGAPEMVTNAASYTDDPVVGFLVGDFEHLPFADDSLDHAVTMEAFYYANDPRAALRELRRVLRPGGTFYCAVNYFEESVHTVGWEENVGVAMTRWEMAEYRDAFREAGFHVASQDTIPDREIEIPPDEEFPTDEFDTRTAMVERYRTHGTLLTVGVVP, encoded by the coding sequence ATGAGCGTCAGAGAAGAGTTCGACGCGTGGGCCGCCGAGGGCCGTGACCGCGGGATGGAGGAACGCCACTGGCACACCGCAAAGCACGTCCTCGCCCGCATCCCCGTCGAGGCCGGCGACCGAGTGCTCGATCTGGGCTGTGGCAGCGGCTACGCCGGGCGCGCACTCCGCGAGACCGCCGACGTGCGGAGCTACGGTCTCGACGGCGCACCCGAGATGGTCACAAACGCCGCCTCGTACACCGACGATCCCGTGGTCGGCTTCCTTGTCGGTGACTTCGAACACCTCCCCTTTGCCGACGACAGCCTCGATCACGCCGTCACGATGGAGGCGTTCTACTACGCGAACGATCCCCGCGCCGCACTCCGCGAACTCCGGCGCGTGCTCCGGCCGGGCGGCACCTTCTACTGTGCGGTGAACTACTTCGAAGAGAGCGTCCACACCGTCGGCTGGGAGGAGAACGTCGGCGTGGCGATGACTCGGTGGGAGATGGCCGAGTACCGCGACGCGTTCCGCGAGGCGGGCTTTCACGTCGCCAGCCAGGACACGATCCCCGACCGCGAGATCGAGATCCCGCCGGACGAGGAGTTCCCGACCGACGAGTTCGACACCCGCACGGCGATGGTCGAACGCTACCGGACCCACGGAACGCTGCTGACCGTCGGCGTCGTGCCCTGA
- a CDS encoding YHS domain-containing protein — MTRCVVCGTDVHRDDAPERTNHDGETYYFDATECKEAFEDDPEQYA, encoded by the coding sequence ATGACACGATGCGTGGTCTGCGGAACGGACGTGCATCGAGACGACGCACCGGAGCGAACGAACCACGACGGCGAGACGTACTACTTCGACGCCACGGAGTGCAAAGAAGCGTTCGAGGACGATCCCGAACAGTACGCGTAA
- a CDS encoding helix-turn-helix domain-containing protein — translation MSTIANIEIPADEFALYDTLVAVPDLELDVERVVAHDDERVMPFIWVSSDHMDDVERAFENDSSIENLELLSDLGEERLYRMDWTTQIEVVVQILVESDATVLDAFGTDGRWEFRILFPEREALSATHEFCEAEGLTMDIRNIYEMDADRHGRFGLSEPQHETLVAAFEHGHYEVPRDITLDDLATELDISHQALSERFRRAYSTLVENTLIVGVGDEE, via the coding sequence ATGAGCACTATCGCGAACATCGAGATTCCGGCCGACGAGTTCGCTCTCTACGACACACTCGTCGCGGTGCCCGATCTGGAACTCGACGTCGAACGCGTCGTGGCCCACGACGACGAACGCGTCATGCCGTTCATCTGGGTATCGAGCGACCACATGGACGACGTGGAACGGGCGTTCGAGAACGATTCGAGCATCGAGAACCTCGAACTCCTCTCCGATCTCGGTGAGGAACGGCTCTACCGGATGGACTGGACCACACAGATCGAGGTGGTGGTCCAGATCCTCGTCGAGTCGGACGCGACGGTGCTCGACGCCTTCGGGACGGATGGCCGGTGGGAGTTCCGGATCCTGTTCCCCGAGCGCGAGGCGCTGTCGGCGACCCACGAGTTCTGCGAGGCGGAGGGGCTCACGATGGACATCCGGAACATCTACGAGATGGACGCGGATCGCCACGGTCGGTTCGGGCTCAGCGAGCCCCAACACGAGACCCTCGTCGCGGCGTTCGAGCATGGCCACTACGAAGTGCCTCGGGACATCACCCTCGACGATCTCGCCACCGAACTCGATATCTCTCACCAGGCGCTCTCCGAGCGGTTCCGGCGGGCGTACAGCACGCTGGTCGAGAACACCCTCATCGTCGGTGTCGGCGACGAGGAGTGA
- a CDS encoding sulfurtransferase, with product MSDVVVSAEWLDECEDVRIVDVRDEWEFEGIGHVPGAVNIPFDSFRAPDGDEGMLPGEEVFADLLGEAGIERDDEIVAYDDTHGVFAARFLVTAECYGHDRDKLHLLDGDYSAWGRGHETITEPTTTEPVEYALERPDDTVLIDREAITAAVDDGDGLLVDTREAWEYDEGHIPGAIQLDWREFVDDETRGLKERAAIEEILDDHGIARDRRVILYCNTARRISHTYLVLRHLGFEDLGFYEGSLTEWEQAGGTVETSEDD from the coding sequence ATGTCCGATGTCGTGGTATCCGCCGAGTGGCTCGACGAGTGCGAGGACGTGCGGATCGTCGACGTGCGCGACGAGTGGGAGTTCGAGGGGATCGGCCACGTGCCCGGTGCGGTCAACATCCCCTTCGATTCGTTCCGGGCTCCCGACGGCGACGAGGGAATGCTGCCCGGCGAAGAGGTCTTCGCCGACCTCCTCGGCGAGGCGGGGATCGAGCGCGACGACGAGATCGTGGCGTACGACGACACCCACGGCGTGTTCGCCGCCCGATTTCTCGTCACGGCCGAGTGCTATGGCCACGACCGCGACAAGCTCCACCTCCTCGATGGGGACTACAGTGCGTGGGGTCGTGGCCACGAGACGATCACCGAACCGACCACGACCGAGCCCGTCGAGTACGCCCTCGAACGACCCGATGACACCGTACTGATCGATCGTGAAGCGATCACCGCAGCGGTCGACGACGGCGATGGACTGCTGGTCGACACTCGTGAGGCGTGGGAGTACGACGAAGGTCACATTCCCGGCGCGATCCAGCTCGACTGGCGCGAGTTCGTCGACGACGAGACGCGAGGTCTCAAGGAGCGAGCGGCGATCGAGGAGATTCTCGACGATCACGGTATCGCCCGCGACCGCCGAGTGATCCTCTACTGCAACACCGCCCGTCGGATCAGTCACACCTACCTCGTCCTGCGGCATCTCGGCTTCGAGGATCTCGGATTCTACGAGGGGAGTCTGACCGAGTGGGAGCAAGCGGGTGGGACGGTCGAGACGAGCGAGGACGACTGA
- a CDS encoding sulfurtransferase: MSEYANDVLVSADWVEDHLDDIQNDDPEYRLVEVNSPESPEDDDFPSRYDEGHIAGAIGLQWDEDLSDETERDILDQEGFEALCGSHGIADGSTVVFYGDGHIANWFALFAYWEFKYFGHDDARVLDGGKDYWVHNDYPLTDEVPEFSPTEYAAGGPYDNIRAYKREVDEALETGIPMVDVRSPAEFTGEKIAPEGLQETAQRGGHIPGASNVPVAEVLNDDGTFRSADELRELYADHGVEGDESIITYCRVGERSSIEWFALHDLLGYDDVRNYDGSWTEWGNLVRAPIETDEGD; the protein is encoded by the coding sequence ATGAGTGAGTATGCAAACGATGTCCTGGTTTCGGCCGACTGGGTGGAAGACCACCTCGACGACATTCAGAACGACGATCCGGAGTACCGACTCGTCGAAGTCAACAGCCCCGAGTCGCCCGAGGACGACGATTTCCCGTCGCGGTACGACGAGGGCCACATCGCCGGCGCGATCGGACTCCAGTGGGACGAGGATCTCTCGGACGAAACCGAGCGCGACATCCTCGATCAGGAGGGGTTCGAGGCGCTCTGCGGAAGCCACGGCATCGCGGACGGTTCCACAGTAGTGTTCTACGGCGACGGCCACATCGCCAACTGGTTCGCCCTCTTCGCCTACTGGGAGTTCAAATACTTCGGCCACGATGACGCGCGCGTGCTCGACGGTGGGAAGGACTACTGGGTACACAACGACTACCCGTTGACCGACGAGGTGCCCGAGTTCTCGCCCACCGAGTACGCCGCCGGCGGCCCCTACGACAACATCCGGGCATACAAGCGCGAGGTCGACGAGGCGCTCGAAACCGGCATCCCGATGGTCGACGTGCGCTCACCCGCGGAGTTCACCGGCGAGAAGATCGCGCCCGAGGGGCTCCAGGAGACCGCCCAGCGCGGTGGCCACATCCCCGGCGCGTCGAACGTCCCGGTCGCCGAAGTCCTGAACGACGACGGGACGTTCAGGTCCGCCGACGAACTCCGCGAGCTCTACGCCGATCACGGCGTCGAAGGCGACGAGTCGATCATCACCTACTGCCGGGTCGGCGAGCGCTCCTCGATCGAGTGGTTCGCGCTCCATGACCTGCTGGGCTACGACGACGTCCGGAACTACGACGGCTCGTGGACCGAGTGGGGGAATCTGGTTCGTGCGCCGATAGAGACAGACGAGGGCGACTGA